One Molothrus ater isolate BHLD 08-10-18 breed brown headed cowbird chromosome 4, BPBGC_Mater_1.1, whole genome shotgun sequence genomic window carries:
- the NOA1 gene encoding nitric oxide-associated protein 1 has product MLRLGPSLLARLARAPLRAPLRAPLRAPLRAPLRPCGAAAAGHGEEQERFVFLEYEPDPAERAAAAARLHRERELKLKPRQERELKVKPKPRQERGAAAAVPSLSDPSVPPSGVSCSGCGAELQCGHDGAPGFVPAERYRSLASEGPAGLRGAVCQRCWALAHHGSALRLRLPPEQHRRVVSAALRRPPRHGRGPLLLYVLDVMELPDPVLPQLPALLGPDVPAAGVLVVGNKVDLLPADCRGHLGRLRRRVAAACARAGLRGPALVDIRLVSAKTGYGVEGLVSRLQRSWKCAGDVYLLGATNSGKSTLFNTLLLSDYCKSRAPDIIDRATVSPWPGTTLNLLKFPIINPTCDRIFRRQERLKEEATKTEDQLSSEEKKYLNQLKKQGYLVGRVGRTFQQQKSSAEIDFDPDTLSYSMDEDPIDAPKKLEEREEFTHNEVKDARWCFDTPGIVKEDCVLNLLTEKEVKLVLPSHAIVPRTFILKPGMVLFLAALGRIDYLEGEKPAWFSVLASNLLPVHVTTLSNADTLYEKHAGQEFLKVPMGGEERMKEFPPLVPQDITLKGIGTTEAVADIKLSSAGWVAVTAHEEEELLLRAYTPRGTALVVREPPLLPYISTIRGARIPGTPAYRTKKPPSFVENLRTTGSR; this is encoded by the exons ATGCTCCGCCTGGGTCCCTCGCTCCTGGCCCGCCTGGCCcgcgccccgctccgcgccccgctccgcgccccgctccgcgccccgctccgcgccccgcTGCGGCCGTGCggtgcggcggcggcgggccaTGGCGAGGAGCAGGAGCGCTTTGTCTTCCTCGAGTACGAACCGGACCCGGCTGAGagggccgcggcggcggcgaggCTGCACCGGGAGCGGGAGCTGAAGCTGAAGCCGCGGCAGGAGCGGGAGCTGAAGGTGAAGCCGAAGCCGCGCCAGGAGCGGGGCGCAGCGGCGGCAGTGCCGAGCCTGTCCGACCCGTCGGTGCCGCCGAGCGGCGTGAGCTGCTCGGGCTGCGGGGCCGAGCTGCAGTGCGGGCACGACGGCGCGCCGGGCTTCGTGCCGGCCGAGCGGTACCGCAGCCTGGCGTCCGAGGGCCCCGCGGGGCTGCGCGGCGCCGTGTGCCAGCGGTGCTGGGCCCTGGCGCACCACGGCAGCGCCCTGCGGCTGCGGCTGCCGCCCGAGCAGCACCGCCGCGTGGTGAGCGCGGCCctgcgccgcccgccccgccaCGGCCGCGGGCCGCTGCTGCTCTACGTGCTCGACGTGATGGAGCTGCCCGACCCCGTGCTGCCGCAGCTGCCGGCGCTGCTGGGCCCCGACGTGCCCGCTGCCGGCGTGCTGGTGGTGGGCAATAAGGTGGACCTGCTGCCCGCAGACTGCCGCGGGCACTTGGGGCGGCTGCGGCGGCGGGTGGCGGCCGCCTgcgcccgggccgggctgcggggaCCCGCGCTGGTGGACATCCGCCTGGTGAGCGCCAAGACCGGCTACGGCGTGGAGGGGCTGGTCAGCCGGCTGCAGCGCTCCTGGAAGTGCGCCGGCGATGTCTACCTGCTGGGCGCCACCAACTCCGGCAAGTCCACGCTCTTCAACACCCTGCTGCTTTCCGACTACTGCAAGTCCCGCGCCCCCGACATCATCGACAGGGCCACCGTGTCCCCCTGGCCAG gaaCAACACTGAACCTGTTGAAATTTCCAATTATTAACCCTACGTGTGACAGGATATTCCGAAGGCAGGAGAGGCTAAAAGAAGAGGCAACAAAAACGGAAGATCAGCTAAGCAGCGAAGAAAAAAAGTACCTTAATCAACTTAAAAAGCAAGGTTACCTAGTGG GAAGAGTTGGAAGAACATTTCAACAGCAGAAGTCTAGTGCTGAGATTGACTTCGACCCTGACACACTCTCCTACAGCATGGATGAAGATCCTATAGATGCCCCTAAGAAGCTTGAGGAAAGGGAGGAGTTCACTCACAACGAAGTGAAGGATGCTCGGTGGTGTTTTGACACTCCAGGAATTGTAAAGGAAGACTGT GTTTTGAATCTCCTAACAGAGAAGGAAGTAAAGCTGGTTTTGCCATCACATGCCATTGTTCCACGGACCTTCATTCTCAAGCCAGGAATGGTGTTGTTTTTAGCAGCCTTGGGGCGTATAGACTACTTAGAG GGAGAAAAGCCTGCCTGGTTTTCTGTCTTGGCTTCTAACCTGTTGCCAGTCCATGTTACTACACTGAGTAATGCAGACACCCTCTATGAGAAGCATGCAGGCCAAGAGTTCCTAAAG GTTCCCATGGGTGGGGAAGAGAGAATGAAAGAGTTCCCCCCACTTGTCCCTCAGGACATTACGCTGAAAGGAATTGGTACCACTGAGGCAGTTGCAGATATCAAGCTTTCCTCTGCAg GCTGGGTGGCAGTGACGGCTCACGAAGAAGAGGAATTGCTGCTCCGAGCCTACACTCCCAGGGGCACTGCATTGGTGGTGAGGGAGCCTCCCCTTCTGCCTTACATCAGTACCATCAGAGGGGCCAGGATCCCAGGCACTCCTGCCTACAGGACCAAAAAACCTCCTTCCTTTGTGGAAAACCTAAGAACCACGGGAAGCAGATAG